GTGGTGAAACAGCCAGTCGTAGAACGCCGCCTGCGGTTCTTCGAGCAGCCGCAGCGCGTGAAGACCCGCCATGCGCGCCGCTTCGACCGTGAGGGCGCGCGCGCCTTCATCGAAGGACGCGGGAACGGTAAGCACGATGTCCTGTGCTTCGAGCGGCGCGTCGGGGAACTGCTGGTTCCACGCGGCGCGCACGTGGGCGAGATAGCTCGCGCTCGCGGCGACGGGCGACACTTTCGCGACGTCGTCGCCCGCGCCCCACGGCAGGATGGGCGCGACGCGATCCACCGATGCGTGCGAAAGCCAGCTCTTCGCGCTCGACACGAGCCGCCCGGGCACCTGCGCGCCGAGATGGCGAGCGAGGCGGCCGACGACCGCTGGCGGCTCGGTCCCGGAAGCCGGCGACCACGGCAACTGCACGTCGCCGGGTGCAAGCTCGCCCGGCGCCGGGTGATACCGCAGCGACGGCAGAAGCGGCTGCGCGGCCACTTCGCCGGGACCGACGAGTTGCTCGACCGCAAACACGCGAATGTCGTTCGAACCGGCCTCGGCATAGGCGACGACGGTATTGCTCGTCCCCAGATCGATGCCGACGCGATACCGCGCGCCCGACGGTGCCGACGGCTTTTTCTTGCGCGCGGACACTTACAGGCCCGCGCCGTGGTCCGCGTTCGCGCTGCCGCGCACGTCGAACTCGACTTTCCAGCGTTCCGCCGAGCCGCGCGGGACCGCTTCGAGTTCGAGCGTGCCCGCTTCCGTCACGCGCGCGTGCAGCTTGACCGGCACCACTTCGCCCGGGGTGCGTCCCTCGGAAGGCAGCGATGCCTCGATTTCTTCCAGTTCCTGCAACTCGTCCGGTTGCCAGTAGTCGAGCAGCGTGCCGACCTGATCCTGCCTGCGCACCGACGAGCCGAAAAAGCGGAAATGCACCGGCTCGCCGACGACCAGCCCGAACTCCTGCGCGGGCAACGCCGCCTCGGTGCCTTCCTCCATGCCGAACGGCGCGACGCAGAGCGCCGATACGGGCGGCTCGAGCCCGGGCACGGCCGGCATCGCCGATTCGACCGCCACGTAGTACGCCCGCGCCGTGCCGCCGCGAATCCGCACACCCTTGCCGCGCCGCACGTAGCCGTAATACGCCGCGCCTCGTGCCACCGCGAGATCGAGATCCGCGCCCTCCAGCAGGCGGGCGGGCGGCGCATTTTCGACGGAAAGCCAGGCGTTGAGCGTCGTCATCACGCGTTCGACCAGCAAATGCGACTTGAACACGCCGCCGTTGAACAGCACGGCGGTCGGGTGCAACAGCGTCGCGCCGGGCGGCACGTCGTGCTGAATGCCTTCCACTTCGGCGAGCGCGTTCACCTGGCGGCCAAGGAACGCGGCGAGATGACGCGTGACGGCCGCGTCCTGCGCGTACGGCAGGCCGAGTTGCGTGAGACCGACGCGAGCGCGCGCAACAGGACGGGCGGACGCATCGACTTGCGGGAAGAAGCCTTCGAGCAGAATCTGCGTGAGTTCGGCGCGCGTGAGTTCGGTGCGCAGCGACCCGCCGATCAGCTTCGAACCGCGGCTCGGCACGACGAGCGGCACCGCATCGGTAGTCGGATCGGAGAGCAGCGTCTCCTTCGCCGAGCGGCACGCGTAGGTCAGCGCGCGCAACTGCCACGGATCGGGCTGCGTGCCCTGACTTGCGAGCTTGCGCGCGACGACATGCGCGAGCGCCAGATCCATGTTGTCGCCGCCGAGCAGAATGTGCTCGCCGACCGCCACGCGATGCAGTTCCAGATTGCCTTCGCGCTCGACCACGGCGATCAGCGACAAGTCCGTCGTGCCGCCGCCGACATCGACGACGAGAATGACGTCGCCCACCTTGACCTGCTTGCGCCAGCCGCCGCCCGACTTTTGAATCCAGCTATAGAGCGCGGCCTGCGGTTCTTCGAGAAGCGTCATGCGCGCGTAGCCCGCTGCGGCCGCCGCTTCGGCGGTGAGTTCGCGCGCGGCGGGATCGAAGGAGGCAGGAATCGTCACGGTGACGTCCTGCTGATCGAACGGCGCGTCCGGATGCGCGTGGTTCCAGGCTTCGCGCAAATGCGTCAGATAGCGCACCGAGCTTTCCAGCGGCGACACGCGCTCGACTTCCTCGGGCGCGTCGGCCGGGAGAATCGCGGCGCGCCGGTCGACGCCCGGATGACACAGCCAGCTTTTCGCGCTCGACACGAGCCGGATGGGCGTGCCCGCGCCACGGCTGCGCGCCAGTTCGCCGACGATAAACGGCCGCTCCTGCGTCCACGGCAGCGTCAAATCGCCGGGCGCGAGTTCGTTCGGATGCGGCAAGTAGAGAAACGACGGCAGCAGGTCGCGCTCTTCGGCGGCGCCCGGCGCGGTCAGTTGCGCGATGGACAGCACGCCCTGCGCGGTCTTTTCGCCATCGCTCGAAGACAGGTCCACGTACGACAGCGCGCAATGCGTGGTGCCGAGATCGACGCCGATCGAATAGCGCGGCGTGTTTTGTTCGTTGAAGTCGCTCATAGCTCCACCTCGGCCGGCGCGACGATGCTCGCATCATGCGTCTGTGCGAGCTTCGGCAGGCGCGTTTCCTCGACCTTCCATCCACGATGGCTGATGCTGCCGTTGAACGGCGGCTTGCCGACGACGTTGCCGGTGAGCCGCACGGCGCTCGCGTCGAAGCCGTCTTGCAGCGTGATGCGGCTGCCTTCGGCTTCGGTGCGGACCGGCTTGATGGTGAAGTGCTCGCGCAGCACGGCGCGGCAGCCGTCGTGCACGAGGCGCGCGGCCGCGCCGATGTCGGCGTCGCTGTAATTGACGATGTCCTCTTCGACGAAATCGATGAAGCGCGCGTCGCGTTGCAACAGACCGAGCAACTGCAGTGCGGCGACCGGGCTCGCTTCCTTGAGCGGCGACGGTGCCGGTGTTGCCGGCGCAACGGGAGCGGCGGCGGGCGCCGGCGTTTTAATGGGCGCTTCCGGCGCTTCGGGTGCTTCGCGCAGACGCTGCACGCGGCCGGCGAATGCGCCGTTGCCGAGAATGCCGAAGAAGGCGCCGAAGGCTATCGACAGCCTGCCGAAGAAAGATGGATTCATGTCGGTCATGGGTGATGCTCCTGTTGGCCGCGTCCGAAGGACGACCTCATCCTCGGGCGGCGCGGGTGGCCGAGTTCGGTGGCTGACCGGCCGCAAAGCGCCGGTTGCCGGGAATGCTGCGTCGGCGCGATGGCATCGCGCGCCGGTGAGACGAGCGCAAGAAACGCCGGGGCGTTCGTGCCTCATCCCGTTATTGTCCATGAAGTTGCGGATCACGCGGGAAAACATCCTCGCGGGCGGGTTCGGGCTGGCCGCTCGACGGGGCGCGTCGCGCGTGGCGGCGGCGCTCATTCTCGGGATTTGCGGGGGTAAGTCAAGGCGGGGCGGGTGGATGCGTTGGCTCGGCGGGAAAGGCTGGAGGCTCGAGCTCTCATGGCCGGGCGTCGAGCGGAGGCCAAGTGCGGGTTTGGGTGCGAGTGCGGGTTGGAGTCTGAGCGCGAGTCCACGGGCAAGCTCAAGTCCTAATCCGAGCCCCGAGCCCCGAGCGGCGAGCCGCGAGCCGCGAGCCGCGAGCCGCGAGCCGCGATCGCTAGCGCGCAGCCCCGCCTCGCAAGCTGCCACGCGCAGACCGCAACCCGCGAGCCGTAAGCCAAAACCCAAAGGCACAAGGCACAAGGCACAAGGCACAAGGCACAAGGCACAACGCGCAAGGCGCAGGGCACAAGGCATTCGCCGGCGGACGTGACATCACGCAAGCAGCGCGTATGACACCATCTCAACGGCGATGCCAGCACGGCACCGGCGAGTCGTTATCCAGCGGAATTAGGCCGGCCCGAGCCGAACCTCGCACGGACGCACATCGCCCCTAACGCGGCTCCGCTTCCCGATTCTGGCCGAATCCGCCATCGACGGCGTGCTGGGCGCCACCTCGGGCTTTCACATCGAACGCGGCTACATACGCCACCGCATCGCTGCCATCCCACACGCGGCCGTCGCAGAGGGTCGCGGCTTGCCGTTCCGCAGGGATCGGCACGCCCGAAGCGTCAGCCGCCTCGCGATACAGGGCCGTCTGGTTGACGGCGGCGGCAACGGCGGCGTCGTCGCTCTCGGCGGTGAGCATGCCCCATCGACGGTACTGCGTGATGAACCAAAGGCCATCGGATGAGCGCGGGTAGTTGACCGCGCCGTCATCGAAAAAGCGCACTGGCGCGGTGCCGTCATGCATGCCGAGGCGGGCTTCGATCAGTTCGCGCGGCACGCCCAGCAAGTCCGACGAAGCGAGCGCTTGCGCGATCTCCGCGCGATGCTCACGCGTATCGACCCAGGCGCATGCATCGAGCATCGTGCGCACCAGCGCCCGCGCCGTATTCGGATACAGCGCGACGAAATCGCGCCGGCAGGCGAGCACCTTCTCCGGATGGTCCGGCCAGATCTCACTCGTATGGACGACCGTGCGCCCAGCGCCGCGCGCTTCGGCCACCGCATGCCACGGCTCGCCCGCGCAGAAGCCGTCGAGCGTTCCTTCGGCCAGCGCCTCGGCCATGCGCGGCGGCGGAATGACGACGCTGCGCACGTCGCGCAACGGATGCACGCCGTTCGCCGCGAGCCAGTAGTACAGCCACATGGCATGCGTGCCGGTCGGGAACGTCTGCGCGATGACGGGCATTCTCCCGAGCGATGCCAGCGCGTCCTTCACGCGCGCGCCCTGACGGATGGCGTCCGCGATCGGATTGGACAGCGTGATCGCCTGCCCGTTGCGATTGAGCACCATCAGCACGGCCATGTCCGCCTGCGGCCCGCCAATGCCGAGTTGCACGCCGTACACGAGCCCGTAGAGCGCGTGCGCGGCGTCGATCTCGCCCGACAGCAGCTTGTCGCGCACCGCCGCCCACGACGGCTGGCGGCACAGTTCGATTTCGATGCCGTGCCGCTGTCCCATCTCGCGCAGGGCGGCGGCAGCGAGCGGGGCGGCGTCGCTGAGTGCGACGAAGCCGAGCCGCAGATGCGTGCGTTCGGGCGCGGGCGTGGCGGATGAAGCGGATTCGAGCGAATTCATGACGTGATAGGGAGTACTGGCTAACCGAGCAGATCGGCCACGGAAACAAGCTGACGCGCGATTTCAGCGACTTTCATGCCCTGATCCATCGCGCGTTTGCGCAGCGTGGCGTAAGCGTCGTTCTCCGACATGCCGCGCCGTTCCATCAGCAGACGCTTCGCGCGGTCGATCACTTTGCGTTCCGCGAGTTCGTTTTCGACTTGTTCGAGCCGCAGCCGCAATCGCGCCTCGTGAGCGAAGCGCGCGAGCGCGACATCGATGATCGGCGCGAGCCGTTCCGGCGCGAGCCCCTCGACCGAATACGCCGTCACGCCCGCACCGACGGCCGCGCGGATGAACTGCTGGTCGGCGTCGTTGCTGAACATGAGCACCGGGCGCGGCGCGGCCTGATTCATCACGGCGAGCTGTTCCAGCGTGTCGCGCGACGGCGACTCCGTGTCGATGATGACGACATCGGGCTTCTGACTCTCGACGGCCGCATGCAGCTTGGCCGGCGCGGCCACTTCGGCGAGCATCTCATAGCCCATGCGCGCGAGCTGATCGCGAAGATCGCCGATGGGCTTGTCGGTGTC
This genomic interval from Caballeronia sp. LZ062 contains the following:
- a CDS encoding Hsp70 family protein, producing MSARKKKPSAPSGARYRVGIDLGTSNTVVAYAEAGSNDIRVFAVEQLVGPGEVAAQPLLPSLRYHPAPGELAPGDVQLPWSPASGTEPPAVVGRLARHLGAQVPGRLVSSAKSWLSHASVDRVAPILPWGAGDDVAKVSPVAASASYLAHVRAAWNQQFPDAPLEAQDIVLTVPASFDEGARALTVEAARMAGLHALRLLEEPQAAFYDWLFHH
- a CDS encoding Hsp70 family protein, translated to MSDFNEQNTPRYSIGVDLGTTHCALSYVDLSSSDGEKTAQGVLSIAQLTAPGAAEERDLLPSFLYLPHPNELAPGDLTLPWTQERPFIVGELARSRGAGTPIRLVSSAKSWLCHPGVDRRAAILPADAPEEVERVSPLESSVRYLTHLREAWNHAHPDAPFDQQDVTVTIPASFDPAARELTAEAAAAAGYARMTLLEEPQAALYSWIQKSGGGWRKQVKVGDVILVVDVGGGTTDLSLIAVVEREGNLELHRVAVGEHILLGGDNMDLALAHVVARKLASQGTQPDPWQLRALTYACRSAKETLLSDPTTDAVPLVVPSRGSKLIGGSLRTELTRAELTQILLEGFFPQVDASARPVARARVGLTQLGLPYAQDAAVTRHLAAFLGRQVNALAEVEGIQHDVPPGATLLHPTAVLFNGGVFKSHLLVERVMTTLNAWLSVENAPPARLLEGADLDLAVARGAAYYGYVRRGKGVRIRGGTARAYYVAVESAMPAVPGLEPPVSALCVAPFGMEEGTEAALPAQEFGLVVGEPVHFRFFGSSVRRQDQVGTLLDYWQPDELQELEEIEASLPSEGRTPGEVVPVKLHARVTEAGTLELEAVPRGSAERWKVEFDVRGSANADHGAGL
- a CDS encoding DUF2760 domain-containing protein → MTDMNPSFFGRLSIAFGAFFGILGNGAFAGRVQRLREAPEAPEAPIKTPAPAAAPVAPATPAPSPLKEASPVAALQLLGLLQRDARFIDFVEEDIVNYSDADIGAAARLVHDGCRAVLREHFTIKPVRTEAEGSRITLQDGFDASAVRLTGNVVGKPPFNGSISHRGWKVEETRLPKLAQTHDASIVAPAEVEL
- a CDS encoding CmpA/NrtA family ABC transporter substrate-binding protein, whose protein sequence is MNSLESASSATPAPERTHLRLGFVALSDAAPLAAAALREMGQRHGIEIELCRQPSWAAVRDKLLSGEIDAAHALYGLVYGVQLGIGGPQADMAVLMVLNRNGQAITLSNPIADAIRQGARVKDALASLGRMPVIAQTFPTGTHAMWLYYWLAANGVHPLRDVRSVVIPPPRMAEALAEGTLDGFCAGEPWHAVAEARGAGRTVVHTSEIWPDHPEKVLACRRDFVALYPNTARALVRTMLDACAWVDTREHRAEIAQALASSDLLGVPRELIEARLGMHDGTAPVRFFDDGAVNYPRSSDGLWFITQYRRWGMLTAESDDAAVAAAVNQTALYREAADASGVPIPAERQAATLCDGRVWDGSDAVAYVAAFDVKARGGAQHAVDGGFGQNREAEPR
- a CDS encoding ANTAR domain-containing protein, whose translation is MLRVLLVTDTDKPIGDLRDQLARMGYEMLAEVAAPAKLHAAVESQKPDVVIIDTESPSRDTLEQLAVMNQAAPRPVLMFSNDADQQFIRAAVGAGVTAYSVEGLAPERLAPIIDVALARFAHEARLRLRLEQVENELAERKVIDRAKRLLMERRGMSENDAYATLRKRAMDQGMKVAEIARQLVSVADLLG